Genomic window (Vampirovibrionales bacterium):
ATGTCACCCAGCGCGTCGGCGCGTTTACCGGCGACAACCGGGCCGGATTGCCGCGAACACTGCATCGCATCAGCGCTATTCGCAACCGGCAAGGGCATATTGTGGGCCTGACTTGTCGCGTGGGAAAAGCCGTCACTGGGACGATTGACTGTATCAAGGATCTTATTGAATCAGGCAAGAGCGTGCTGCTGTTAGGACCGCCCGGCGTGGGAAAAACCACCAAACTGCGCGAAATCGCCAAGCTGCTGGCCGATGACGGCGGTAAGCGCGTGGTGATTGTCGATACCTCCAACGAAATTGCCGGCGACGGCGACATTCCGCACCCCTCGGTGGGCCGCGCGCGCCGCATGCAGGTCAGCAGCCCCGAGCGCCAGCAGGAAGTCATGATCGAAGCGGTCGAAAACCACACGCCCGAAGTGATTATCGTCGATGAAATCGGTACCGAAGAAGAGGCGATGGCCGCGCGTACCATTGCCGAGCGCGGCGTCACGCTGATTGCGACCGCCCACGGCGGTACGCTGGACAACCTGATTAAGAATCCCGTCCTGTCGGATCTCGTTGGCGGCGTGCAGGCCGTGACGCTGGGCGATGACGAAGCCCGCCGTCGCTCCTCGCAGAAAACAGTGCTGGAGCGCGAAAAGCAGCCTACATTTGACGTCTGCGTCGAGATCCGCGATCAGTTGACGGTCGCCGTCTATCCTGACGTCTGCGAGGCGGTCGACCACCTCTTGCGCGGCTGGACGCTCTTTCCGCAGGTGCGCCGCGTGGACAGCGAAACCGGCGACGCCCGCATCCTGCAAACCGACGTGCGCTCGCTGCCCGATTTGGTCAATGAGGCAGAGCAAACCGAGGCGCTGGCAGCCGCCCTCACGCGAACCGGCGGGATTCTCGCCCGCCCGCCCGCTGACAAGGCCTTCCGCGTCTTTCTGTACGGCATTAGCCGCGCCTATGTCGACCGCATTATCGAGCGCTTGAGCCTCACCAACGTCTCAACCACCAATAATATTCACGATGCCGACGCCATTATCGCCCTGCGCGGCAGCGCGCGTCCGGGATCCAAAATCGCGCAACTGGCAGCCGACTACGAGGCGCCTATTTATATCGCCAAAGCCAACACAATGCCGCATATCCAGCGGGCGTTACGCGAAGCCATGAATGCCGAAGCCGGGTCCTTCGCCGAAAAGCTGACCGATCCCGCCGCCGAAAACGAGACGGACGCCGCCCTTCGAGAAGCGCTCGAAACCGCCGAGCAGGTGCTCTCCAGCGGCGATGCGATCGAGCTGTCGCCTCAGCGCTCATTCGTGCGGCGCTTGCAGCATGAGATCATCGAAAACAAAGGCCTACGCAGCGTAAGCGTGGGCGACGAGCCCCGCCGCCGGCTTAAAATCCTGCCCGCGAGCTAATTTCTCCCCCAGCAGCGATCCTGCTCCCGTTTTATTAATAAAGGCCCGTCGATTGACCGCTCTCGCTTATCGAGCGCGGGCGTTCAATTTAGCAAGGCGATTCTTCTTAATTTTTCCCTTTTAAGGCTTTGGTTTAAGGATTTTCCATAAAGCGCAGTATTCTTCACAAAGTCGATACCCCCCTCCCTAAAAGCTTAATTGGAGCCATTCGCCTAGAGCGCGAGGCTTTAATATCCTTTTTCGCCCGGAAAAACGCTTCTCATTTACAGGATTTATTAAAAATTTTTTAGAACTCTCAGTTCTCTATATTCTATTATCGCAATAGAATCTTCGAATTTCACTTTAAACAAATTATGAATTTCAAGAATATTTCTATTAACCGTTCCGAAACCCAATCTGCTGGCAAACAATTTAGGCCGACTTAGAATTTGCATACTTCCAGAAGTACAGTCAAAAATCTCTATTTAAATTTCCTCTCAGAAATTGGGAATCAGGATTGTCGTTTCAA
Coding sequences:
- a CDS encoding AAA family ATPase — encoded protein: MNACLPRADRPTLMEVVMDLGRPPEARYRGNRYETLGHTPVSQEELEHVTQRVGAFTGDNRAGLPRTLHRISAIRNRQGHIVGLTCRVGKAVTGTIDCIKDLIESGKSVLLLGPPGVGKTTKLREIAKLLADDGGKRVVIVDTSNEIAGDGDIPHPSVGRARRMQVSSPERQQEVMIEAVENHTPEVIIVDEIGTEEEAMAARTIAERGVTLIATAHGGTLDNLIKNPVLSDLVGGVQAVTLGDDEARRRSSQKTVLEREKQPTFDVCVEIRDQLTVAVYPDVCEAVDHLLRGWTLFPQVRRVDSETGDARILQTDVRSLPDLVNEAEQTEALAAALTRTGGILARPPADKAFRVFLYGISRAYVDRIIERLSLTNVSTTNNIHDADAIIALRGSARPGSKIAQLAADYEAPIYIAKANTMPHIQRALREAMNAEAGSFAEKLTDPAAENETDAALREALETAEQVLSSGDAIELSPQRSFVRRLQHEIIENKGLRSVSVGDEPRRRLKILPAS